A window of the Cystobacter fuscus genome harbors these coding sequences:
- the lpxD gene encoding UDP-3-O-(3-hydroxymyristoyl)glucosamine N-acyltransferase yields the protein MHTPKPRRLGELAAHVGGELLGDAGLVITGLNGLVEALPGELSFYGNPRYRRQYDATRASAVLVGRDAEPREHVSLVRVSNPHLAFAQISQLFHPRPTYEAGVRPGAHVHPEASVHPDATVMAGATVDKGARVGAGAVLFPGAYVGEAAVVGEDSVLYPNVTVREHCQVGARVILHASCVVGADGFGFAFNPEGAQGPEHYKIPQAGIVRIEDDVEVGACTTIDRATIGETVIGRGTKIDNLVQIAHNVKVGPLSLLCAQAGVSGSSELGTGVVLAGQVGVVGHIRVGDMAKVGAQSGVAQDVEDGQVVSGTPAMPHREWLRTSAALGQLSELLKEVRTLRRRVEMLEKKEKGG from the coding sequence GCTCGTCGAGGCGCTGCCTGGCGAGCTCTCCTTCTATGGCAATCCGCGCTACCGCCGGCAGTACGACGCCACCCGGGCGTCGGCCGTGCTGGTGGGCCGGGATGCCGAGCCACGCGAGCACGTCTCGCTGGTGCGTGTGTCCAACCCGCACCTGGCCTTCGCCCAGATTTCCCAGCTCTTCCACCCGCGGCCCACCTACGAGGCGGGCGTGCGGCCCGGCGCCCACGTGCACCCCGAGGCCAGCGTCCACCCGGACGCCACGGTGATGGCCGGGGCCACGGTGGACAAGGGCGCCCGGGTAGGCGCTGGCGCGGTGCTCTTCCCCGGCGCGTACGTGGGGGAGGCGGCGGTGGTGGGCGAGGACAGCGTGCTCTACCCCAACGTCACCGTGCGCGAGCACTGCCAGGTGGGCGCGCGCGTCATCCTCCACGCCTCGTGCGTGGTGGGGGCGGACGGCTTCGGCTTCGCCTTCAACCCCGAGGGCGCCCAGGGCCCCGAGCACTACAAGATTCCCCAGGCGGGCATCGTGCGCATCGAGGACGATGTCGAGGTGGGTGCCTGCACCACCATCGATCGGGCGACGATCGGCGAGACGGTCATCGGCCGCGGCACGAAGATCGACAACCTGGTGCAGATCGCCCACAACGTGAAGGTGGGCCCGCTGTCGCTGCTGTGCGCGCAGGCGGGCGTGTCCGGCTCGTCGGAGCTGGGCACGGGCGTGGTGCTGGCGGGGCAGGTGGGCGTGGTGGGCCACATCCGCGTGGGCGACATGGCCAAGGTCGGGGCCCAGTCGGGCGTGGCGCAGGACGTGGAAGATGGACAGGTGGTGAGCGGCACCCCGGCCATGCCCCATCGCGAGTGGTTGCGGACGTCGGCCGCGCTCGGCCAGTTGAGCGAGCTGCTCAAGGAAGTGCGCACCCTGCGGCGCAGGGTGGAGATGCTCGAGAAAAAGGAGAAGGGCGGATGA
- a CDS encoding polyprenol monophosphomannose synthase: protein MNPALVCIPTYNERDNLEPITRAVLAAEPRVDILVVDDNSPDGTGKLADELAAKEPRIRVLHREKKQGLGRAYLHAFRQALDWGYTYILEMDADFSHDPRYLPMILDTARSGVDLVLGSRYVHGGGTINWGVGRQLISQGGSLYARSILGVDIRDLTGGFKCFHRRVLESIDLNAVQSTGYAFQIELTYRALKGGFTVKEVPIVFEDRRVGQSKMSRRIFVEALTMVWKLRLTV, encoded by the coding sequence ATGAATCCAGCGCTGGTCTGCATCCCTACCTACAACGAGCGGGATAATCTCGAGCCCATCACCCGCGCGGTGTTGGCGGCCGAGCCGCGGGTGGACATCCTCGTCGTCGACGACAACTCCCCGGATGGCACGGGGAAGCTGGCCGACGAGCTGGCGGCGAAGGAGCCGCGCATCCGCGTGCTCCACCGCGAGAAGAAGCAGGGACTGGGGCGCGCCTACCTCCATGCCTTCCGGCAGGCGCTCGACTGGGGCTACACGTACATCCTGGAGATGGACGCGGACTTCAGCCACGATCCGCGCTACCTGCCCATGATCCTGGACACGGCCCGGTCCGGCGTGGACCTGGTGCTGGGCTCGCGCTACGTGCACGGCGGCGGCACCATCAACTGGGGCGTGGGCCGGCAGCTCATCAGCCAGGGCGGTTCGCTCTACGCGCGGAGCATCCTCGGGGTGGACATCCGAGATCTCACCGGCGGCTTCAAGTGCTTCCACCGCCGGGTGCTCGAGTCCATCGATCTGAACGCCGTGCAGAGCACCGGCTACGCCTTTCAGATCGAGCTCACCTACCGCGCCCTCAAGGGGGGCTTCACGGTGAAGGAAGTGCCCATCGTCTTCGAGGATCGCCGGGTCGGGCAGTCCAAGATGAGCCGGCGCATCTTCGTCGAGGCGCTGACGATGGTGTGGAAGCTGCGCCTCACGGTGTAG
- the fabZ gene encoding 3-hydroxyacyl-ACP dehydratase FabZ: MMDIQEIQALLPHRYPFLLVDRVVEIVPGQKIVAFKNVTMNEPFFNGHFPGHPVMPGVLILEALAQASAILAYKTENMDPARSVSYLMSVDGARFRKPVVPGDRLQLNVEVLRHKGAVWKTKGTATVDGAKVAEGEFLATVVDKDKKSGGSTAEAS; the protein is encoded by the coding sequence ATGATGGACATCCAGGAGATCCAGGCGCTGCTGCCCCACCGGTATCCGTTCCTCCTGGTGGACCGGGTGGTGGAAATCGTTCCTGGCCAGAAGATCGTGGCCTTCAAGAACGTCACCATGAACGAGCCCTTCTTCAACGGCCATTTCCCGGGCCACCCGGTGATGCCGGGCGTGCTCATCCTGGAGGCGCTCGCCCAGGCGTCGGCCATCCTCGCCTACAAGACGGAGAACATGGACCCCGCGCGGTCGGTCTCCTACTTGATGAGCGTGGACGGGGCGCGCTTCCGCAAGCCCGTGGTGCCCGGAGACCGGTTGCAGCTCAACGTCGAGGTGCTGCGTCACAAGGGCGCGGTGTGGAAGACGAAGGGAACGGCCACGGTTGACGGAGCGAAGGTGGCCGAGGGCGAGTTCCTCGCCACCGTCGTGGACAAGGACAAGAAGTCGGGCGGCTCCACCGCCGAGGCGTCCTGA
- the lpxA gene encoding acyl-ACP--UDP-N-acetylglucosamine O-acyltransferase — MAQVHPTAVVHPDARLHETVEVGPYSIIGGKVTIGAGSKVGAHVVIDGRTTLGERNRISPFASVGGVPQDLKYAGEDTQLIIGNGNQIRESATLNIGTVGGGGVTRVGDNNIFMACSHVAHDCVVGSGCVVANSVALAGHVVVEDFVILGGLSAVHQFTRVGKHAFISGGAMVTMDVPPYCTAQGDRAELSGLNVIGLQRHGFSEEQVARIKEAYRILFRSKLGLAEAVARLKSELGGQAEIDYLVDFIAQSKRGLTR, encoded by the coding sequence ATGGCGCAGGTTCACCCCACGGCGGTGGTCCACCCGGATGCCCGCCTCCACGAGACCGTGGAGGTCGGTCCCTACTCCATCATTGGTGGCAAGGTGACGATTGGCGCGGGCTCGAAGGTGGGTGCCCACGTCGTCATCGACGGCCGCACCACGCTCGGCGAGCGCAACCGCATCTCTCCCTTCGCCTCCGTGGGGGGCGTGCCGCAGGATCTCAAGTACGCGGGCGAGGACACCCAGCTCATCATCGGCAACGGCAACCAGATCCGTGAGTCCGCCACGCTCAACATCGGCACGGTGGGCGGGGGTGGGGTGACGCGGGTGGGGGACAACAACATCTTCATGGCCTGCAGCCACGTGGCCCACGACTGCGTGGTGGGCAGTGGCTGCGTGGTCGCCAACAGCGTGGCGCTCGCCGGACACGTGGTGGTGGAGGACTTCGTCATCCTCGGCGGGTTGTCCGCGGTGCATCAGTTCACCCGGGTGGGCAAGCATGCCTTCATCTCGGGGGGCGCCATGGTGACCATGGACGTGCCGCCCTACTGCACGGCGCAGGGAGACCGGGCGGAGCTGTCCGGCCTGAACGTGATCGGCCTGCAGCGCCATGGCTTCAGCGAGGAGCAGGTGGCCCGTATCAAGGAGGCCTACCGGATCCTCTTCCGCTCGAAGCTGGGACTGGCGGAGGCGGTGGCCCGGCTGAAGTCGGAGCTGGGCGGCCAGGCGGAGATCGACTACCTGGTGGACTTCATCGCCCAGAGCAAGCGCGGCCTGACGCGCTGA
- a CDS encoding LpxI family protein, giving the protein MERIGLIAGNGRLPFLFASAARAQGLEVVAVAHRGETDPALASEVASLTWVRLGQMDRILRAFRDAGVTRAAMAGGIGRVRAFTEARPDLGAVRILSRLRSVRDDALLRAVADYFESHGVTIVAPTDWLAQALCPAGHLAGPALSAVQEKDVALGREVATLLGQADVGQTVVVRQGHVLALEAVEGTDEAIRRGAKYGGTGAVVVKRCKPGQDLRFDLPAVGPRTLDVMKEVGATVLALEVGKTVLLDAPELFRKADTVGISLVGVP; this is encoded by the coding sequence TTGGAACGCATTGGCCTCATCGCGGGCAACGGCCGTCTGCCCTTCCTCTTCGCCAGCGCGGCCCGGGCCCAGGGCCTGGAGGTGGTGGCGGTCGCCCACCGGGGCGAGACGGATCCGGCGCTGGCCTCCGAGGTCGCCTCCCTGACGTGGGTGCGGCTGGGGCAGATGGACCGCATCCTGCGCGCCTTCCGCGACGCGGGCGTCACCCGGGCGGCGATGGCCGGGGGCATCGGCCGGGTGCGCGCCTTCACCGAGGCCCGGCCGGACCTGGGCGCGGTGCGCATCCTCTCGCGCCTGCGCAGCGTGCGCGATGACGCCTTGTTGCGCGCGGTGGCCGACTACTTCGAGTCCCACGGCGTCACCATCGTGGCGCCCACGGACTGGTTGGCACAGGCCCTCTGTCCCGCGGGGCACCTCGCCGGACCCGCCCTGAGCGCGGTCCAGGAAAAGGACGTGGCGCTGGGGCGCGAGGTGGCCACGCTGCTCGGACAGGCCGACGTGGGCCAGACGGTGGTGGTGCGCCAGGGCCACGTGCTGGCGCTCGAGGCGGTGGAAGGCACCGACGAGGCCATCCGCCGGGGCGCGAAGTACGGCGGTACGGGCGCCGTGGTGGTCAAGCGCTGCAAGCCCGGGCAGGACCTGCGCTTCGATCTGCCCGCCGTCGGCCCCCGCACCCTGGACGTCATGAAGGAAGTGGGTGCCACCGTGCTGGCGTTGGAGGTGGGGAAGACGGTGCTGCTGGACGCACCTGAGCTCTTCCGGAAGGCCGACACCGTGGGCATCTCCCTGGTGGGCGTGCCCTGA